In a genomic window of Sulfurisphaera tokodaii str. 7:
- a CDS encoding flavin reductase family protein, whose amino-acid sequence MAEVIKSIMRKFPLGVAIVTTNWKGELVGMTVNTFNSLSLNPPLVSFFADRMKGNDIPYKESKYFVVNFTDNEELFNIFALKPVKERFREIKYKEGIGGCPILYDSYAYIEAKLYDTIDVGDHSIIVGEVIDGYQIRDNFTPLVYMNRKYYKLSSL is encoded by the coding sequence ATGGCTGAAGTGATAAAGAGTATAATGAGGAAATTTCCTTTAGGTGTTGCTATAGTTACAACCAATTGGAAAGGAGAATTAGTTGGAATGACAGTCAACACTTTTAACTCTCTCTCACTAAACCCTCCATTAGTTTCATTTTTCGCAGACAGAATGAAGGGGAATGACATTCCTTATAAAGAATCAAAGTATTTTGTAGTTAATTTTACCGATAATGAAGAGCTTTTTAATATTTTTGCGCTTAAACCAGTTAAGGAGAGGTTTAGGGAAATAAAATATAAGGAAGGAATAGGAGGTTGTCCAATATTATATGATTCTTATGCATATATAGAAGCTAAACTCTATGACACGATTGATGTAGGAGATCACTCAATAATAGTAGGGGAAGTAATTGATGGTTACCAAATTAGAGACAACTTTACACCACTCGTTTATATGAATAGAAAATACTATAAACTCTCTAGCTTGTAG
- the hpaD gene encoding 3,4-dihydroxyphenylacetate 2,3-dioxygenase, protein MIDILRLSHVGIRVTDLEKARYFYVDLLGFVETEKDGDYIYLRGIDEGQHHSLVLKKADSPGLSYIGFRVRRAEELDKAKEELQKLNLKFTRFKEKGVEEAILFETPQGMPFLIYYDMEYVGDMRMKFYAHRGVSPVRLAHVNYVVKDIEEEVQFLKNFMGYYETEWFLGKDNQTREVIWLTRRGDSHEIAIAKSQKNVPGFHHETYYVHELKDVIRAADIVASAELWDSIERGPGRHGVTEGYYVYLRDFDKNRIEFFTEDYVVLDPDKWKPVVWRNEQFRYRSDFWGRPIPQSWLSEWVPVEDISTGKLKGWSI, encoded by the coding sequence ATGATTGATATCCTACGTTTATCTCATGTGGGAATAAGAGTTACTGATCTAGAGAAAGCAAGATATTTTTACGTAGATTTACTAGGATTTGTGGAAACAGAAAAGGATGGTGACTACATATATTTAAGGGGTATCGATGAGGGACAGCACCACAGCTTAGTTCTTAAAAAGGCTGACTCTCCCGGTTTGTCATATATTGGATTTAGAGTAAGAAGAGCTGAGGAGCTCGATAAGGCTAAAGAAGAGCTACAAAAGCTTAACCTAAAATTTACCAGGTTTAAGGAGAAAGGTGTTGAGGAAGCCATACTCTTTGAGACTCCTCAAGGTATGCCGTTTCTAATCTATTACGATATGGAGTATGTTGGAGATATGAGAATGAAGTTTTATGCACATAGAGGTGTTTCACCAGTAAGGTTAGCTCATGTAAATTATGTGGTAAAGGATATTGAGGAAGAAGTTCAATTCCTTAAAAACTTTATGGGCTATTATGAAACTGAATGGTTCTTAGGAAAAGATAATCAAACCAGAGAAGTAATTTGGCTTACAAGAAGGGGAGATTCACACGAGATTGCAATTGCTAAAAGTCAAAAAAATGTTCCAGGATTTCATCACGAGACTTACTACGTTCATGAGCTAAAAGATGTAATCAGAGCAGCTGATATTGTAGCTTCAGCAGAATTATGGGATAGTATTGAGAGGGGTCCGGGTAGACATGGAGTTACGGAGGGTTATTATGTTTATCTTAGAGATTTTGATAAAAATAGGATTGAGTTCTTTACAGAGGATTACGTAGTTTTAGACCCAGATAAATGGAAACCAGTAGTATGGAGAAATGAACAGTTTAGATATAGAAGTGATTTTTGGGGAAGACCAATTCCCCAATCTTGGTTAAGTGAATGGGTTCCCGTGGAGGATATTTCCACGGGTAAATTAAAGGGGTGGTCTATTTGA